A single region of the Carassius gibelio isolate Cgi1373 ecotype wild population from Czech Republic chromosome A14, carGib1.2-hapl.c, whole genome shotgun sequence genome encodes:
- the nkx3-2 gene encoding homeobox protein Nkx-3.2 has translation MAVRSNSLMPFSIQAILNRKDESRHLNDLEVCFSKSACWKIFGGMDEPDRSDEREHKNYDSDSGMSEDTDSKAQIDAKPEKDADLAEDTDPESTAEHCGARERVSDCTGAEEKSSDQPKQRKKRSRAAFSHAQVFELERRFNHQRYLSGPERADLAASLKLTETQVKIWFQNRRYKTKRRQMAADLLASAPAAKKVAVKVLVRDDRRQYSPGELLRPPLLSLQPPYYYPYTYCLPAWSLSSCSGSQ, from the exons ATGGCTGTGCGCAGTAACTCTCTGATGCCGTTCTCCATTCAAGCCATCCTGAACCGAAAAGACGAGTCTCGACACTTGAACGATCTGGAGGTTTGTTTCTCAAAAAGCGCTTGTTGGAAGATCTTCGGTGGCATGGATGAACCGGACAGGAGCGACGAGAGAGAGCACAAGAACTACGACTCGGACTCCGGGATGAGCGAGGACACCGACAGTAAAGCGCAGATCGACGCAAAGCCCGAGAAAGACGCAGATTTAGCGGAAGACACGGACCCGGAGTCCACGGCGGAGCACTGCGGAGCCCGGGAGCGTGTGTCCG ACTGCACCGGCGCCGAGGAGAAGAGCAGCGATCAGCCCAAGCAGCGGAAGAAGCGCTCGCGCGCCGCGTTCTCTCACGCGCAGGTGTTCGAGCTCGAGCGTCGCTTCAATCATCAGCGCTATCTGTCGGGACCGGAGCGCGCGGACCTCGCCGCCTCCCTCAAACTCACCGAGACGCAGGTCAAGATCTGGTTCCAGAACCGACGGTACAAGACCAAGCGACGCCAGATGGCCGCCGATCTGCTGGCCTCGGCCCCGGCGGCGAAGAAGGTGGCCGTGAAGGTGCTGGTCCGGGACGACCGGAGACAATACAGCCCCGGAGAACTACTGCGACCGCCGCTGCTCTCCCTGCAGCCTCCCTATTACTACCCGTACACGTACTGCCTGCCCGCCTGGAGCCTGTCCTCCTGCTCCGGGAGCCAGTGA